From Amycolatopsis sp. YIM 10, the proteins below share one genomic window:
- the lepB gene encoding signal peptidase I yields MLIIGGFLVAFGFLHPRITAALDGSDQAVRTAVEDRSMGAAYTPGSLLLLGEPDEVRRGDVVVVDAGAWQREGQLVSRVIGLGGDTVVCCDERNRVLVNGIPVHEDYLGPDLGTFPFTVTIPPNSVFLLGDNRGNAFDSRAFAENPERAALPLSAVRGRVVAERGADGDDRALPQATAFVTAGLAEPRQPDALPGPLTWAVAAGIGLGALAVVTGAVMVVARLVRRRASGGPRAVAPDAADSAS; encoded by the coding sequence TTGCTCATCATCGGCGGTTTCCTGGTCGCGTTCGGCTTTCTGCACCCGCGCATCACCGCCGCGCTGGACGGTTCGGACCAGGCGGTGCGAACCGCCGTCGAGGACCGTTCGATGGGCGCCGCCTACACCCCGGGAAGCCTGCTGTTGCTGGGAGAACCCGACGAAGTGCGCCGCGGCGACGTGGTCGTGGTGGACGCCGGCGCGTGGCAGCGGGAGGGGCAGCTGGTCAGCCGGGTGATCGGGCTCGGTGGTGACACGGTGGTCTGCTGCGACGAGCGGAACAGGGTGCTGGTGAACGGCATTCCGGTGCACGAGGACTATCTCGGACCGGATCTCGGCACATTTCCCTTTACGGTGACCATCCCGCCTAATTCGGTTTTCCTGCTCGGGGACAACCGCGGTAATGCGTTCGATTCACGCGCGTTCGCCGAAAACCCGGAACGCGCGGCCCTGCCATTGTCGGCGGTGCGTGGCCGGGTGGTCGCCGAGCGTGGTGCCGACGGTGACGACCGGGCCCTGCCGCAGGCGACGGCCTTCGTCACGGCCGGACTCGCCGAGCCGCGTCAGCCGGACGCGTTGCCGGGCCCGCTCACCTGGGCCGTCGCCGCGGGCATCGGGCTCGGCGCGCTCGCCGTGGTGACCGGGGCGGTGATGGTGGTCGCGCGGCTGGTCAGGAGACGAGCTTCCGGTGGTCCTCGTGCAGTTGCGCCGGACGCGGCAGATTCGGCTTCTTGA
- a CDS encoding NAD(P)-dependent oxidoreductase, producing the protein MVEVVRSLNSKERTLKMTAEPIVVLGLGEMGHAIAAAFVAGGHPTTVWNRTPGKAPAGASEAPTAAEAVAGGGLIVVSVKGNEVARSLLSSAGDLRGRSVLNLTDGTSDEARSVAEWASSAGVEYLHGQIMTIAPGIGHPDAVIFYGGASSVYNGFSALSQLGGRGTYISGDPGVPTLFGMAVHDTMWGTLNGFLHAAALLTDAGVEVSDFLAKASPSMSALLGYLPSLASEVDADSFALEFGALQHHLPSVNDLVRESEARGINSEFPAYTQRLVSAAIDSGHANDSYSRLVEHFRKAE; encoded by the coding sequence TTGGTTGAGGTCGTACGGTCGCTGAACAGCAAAGAGAGGACATTGAAAATGACTGCTGAACCGATCGTCGTGCTCGGCCTCGGCGAGATGGGGCACGCCATCGCCGCCGCCTTCGTGGCCGGTGGTCACCCGACCACCGTGTGGAACCGCACCCCCGGCAAGGCGCCGGCGGGCGCCTCGGAAGCCCCGACAGCGGCCGAGGCGGTGGCCGGTGGTGGGTTGATCGTGGTCAGCGTGAAGGGCAACGAGGTCGCGCGGAGTCTGTTGTCGTCGGCAGGTGACCTTCGTGGACGGTCGGTCCTGAACCTGACGGACGGCACTTCGGACGAGGCCCGCTCGGTCGCGGAGTGGGCCTCGTCGGCGGGCGTGGAGTACCTGCACGGCCAGATCATGACCATCGCCCCCGGCATCGGCCACCCGGACGCGGTGATCTTCTACGGCGGTGCTTCCTCGGTCTACAATGGATTCTCGGCGCTGTCTCAGCTGGGCGGCCGAGGCACCTACATTTCCGGCGACCCGGGCGTCCCCACCTTGTTCGGCATGGCCGTACACGACACCATGTGGGGCACCCTGAACGGCTTCCTCCACGCCGCGGCCCTGCTCACGGATGCGGGCGTCGAGGTCTCGGACTTCCTTGCCAAAGCGTCCCCCTCGATGTCGGCCCTGCTCGGGTACCTGCCGTCACTCGCGTCCGAAGTGGACGCTGACTCGTTCGCCCTGGAATTCGGTGCCCTGCAACACCATCTGCCCTCGGTCAACGACCTGGTCCGAGAAAGCGAGGCGCGCGGTATCAACTCGGAATTCCCGGCCTACACGCAACGCCTGGTCTCCGCGGCCATCGACTCCGGCCACGCCAACGACAGCTACTCGCGCCTCGTCGAACATTTCCGAAAGGCTGAATGA
- a CDS encoding MBOAT family protein, with the protein MSFVSPLFLWYFMPAVLVAVLVCPRSWRNGIIAVGSLIFYASGAGVFTLLLLACMVLNFLAGPHLEPNEWDRSGDARRRVLLLCVIGFNVGMLVVWKYAGFATEQIAWFAQALGGDFPIVQLALPIGISFYTFHHISYVVDIYRGERQALRNPVSFATYISMFPQLVAGPIVRYREIADQLPQHRSHRLDDIAAGFPRFALGLCKKTIIADSISPMVDACFSTPPGDMTFAVAWLGALGYTLQLFFDFSGYSDMAIGLGRMLGFRLPENFARPYSSVTITEFWRRWHMSLSRWFRDYVYIPLGGNRGGAGKTYRNLCIVFVLTGFWHGADWTFLVWGAFHGALLIIERAFGWDKTPAARPAMIARRALTFVLVVFGWVFFKSADLTRALNMIGHMLMPDFDGLTDVVESALTNQRLVLLLIALVVVFLPAHPVTGPLLESSRSKPATGLRIAVMTVGLVYASILVATGTFSPFLYYQF; encoded by the coding sequence ATGTCGTTCGTTTCGCCACTGTTCCTGTGGTACTTCATGCCCGCGGTGCTGGTCGCCGTGCTGGTGTGCCCGCGGAGCTGGCGGAACGGCATCATCGCGGTCGGCAGCCTGATCTTCTACGCCAGCGGCGCCGGGGTGTTCACCCTGCTGCTGCTGGCGTGCATGGTGCTGAACTTCCTCGCCGGGCCGCATCTGGAGCCCAACGAGTGGGATCGCAGCGGGGACGCGCGCCGTCGGGTGCTGTTGCTCTGCGTGATCGGCTTCAACGTCGGCATGCTGGTGGTGTGGAAGTACGCCGGGTTCGCCACCGAGCAGATCGCCTGGTTCGCCCAGGCGCTCGGCGGTGACTTCCCGATCGTGCAGCTGGCGCTGCCGATCGGGATCTCGTTCTACACCTTCCACCACATCTCGTACGTGGTCGACATCTATCGCGGTGAGCGGCAGGCGCTGCGGAACCCGGTGTCGTTCGCCACCTACATCTCGATGTTCCCGCAGCTGGTCGCCGGGCCGATCGTGCGGTACCGGGAGATCGCCGACCAGCTGCCGCAGCACCGGTCGCACCGGCTCGACGACATCGCCGCCGGTTTCCCGCGGTTCGCGCTCGGGCTGTGCAAGAAGACGATCATCGCGGACTCGATCAGCCCGATGGTCGACGCGTGCTTCTCGACGCCGCCGGGCGACATGACCTTCGCGGTGGCGTGGCTGGGGGCGCTGGGGTACACACTGCAGTTGTTCTTCGACTTCTCCGGGTACTCGGACATGGCGATCGGGCTGGGGCGGATGCTCGGGTTCCGGTTGCCGGAGAACTTCGCGCGGCCGTACTCGTCGGTCACCATCACCGAGTTCTGGCGGCGGTGGCACATGTCGCTGTCGCGGTGGTTCCGGGATTACGTCTACATCCCGCTGGGCGGCAACCGGGGTGGCGCGGGGAAGACGTACCGCAACCTGTGCATCGTCTTCGTCCTGACCGGCTTCTGGCACGGCGCGGACTGGACTTTCCTGGTGTGGGGCGCGTTCCACGGGGCGTTGCTGATCATCGAACGCGCCTTCGGCTGGGACAAGACCCCGGCGGCGCGCCCGGCCATGATCGCGCGTCGTGCGCTGACCTTCGTGCTGGTCGTGTTCGGCTGGGTCTTCTTCAAGTCGGCCGATCTGACCAGGGCCCTGAACATGATCGGGCACATGCTGATGCCCGACTTCGATGGCCTTACGGACGTGGTGGAGTCAGCCCTGACAAACCAGCGGCTGGTGTTGTTGCTGATCGCGCTGGTCGTGGTCTTCCTGCCCGCACATCCCGTAACCGGTCCGCTGCTGGAGTCCTCACGGAGCAAACCGGCTACGGGGCTGCGAATCGCCGTGATGACGGTGGGGCTGGTGTACGCGTCGATCCTGGTGGCTACGGGGACCTTCAGTCCGTTCCTTTACTACCAGTTCTGA